The following proteins are co-located in the Bosea sp. AS-1 genome:
- the ccmE gene encoding cytochrome c maturation protein CcmE, translated as MTRKQRRLTIIAAAGAMLAVAAGLVLFAMRDTIVFFYGPTEITEKGVLPGTRMRLGGLVEAGSVQRGPGQRVAFAVTDGKSAVKVSYDGLLPDLFREGQGVVTEGVFEGAGRFKADSVLAKHDETYMPREVADALKKQGHWQGEAGAAAPAKP; from the coding sequence ATGACCCGCAAGCAACGCCGGCTGACGATCATCGCCGCCGCCGGGGCCATGCTGGCCGTCGCCGCCGGGCTGGTGCTCTTCGCCATGCGCGACACCATCGTCTTCTTCTATGGGCCGACCGAGATCACGGAGAAGGGCGTGCTGCCCGGCACCCGCATGCGCCTGGGCGGCCTCGTCGAGGCCGGCTCGGTCCAGCGAGGCCCCGGCCAGCGCGTCGCCTTCGCCGTGACTGACGGCAAGAGTGCCGTGAAGGTCAGTTATGACGGGCTGCTGCCGGATTTGTTTCGCGAGGGACAGGGCGTCGTGACGGAAGGCGTCTTCGAGGGCGCCGGGCGCTTCAAGGCGGATTCCGTGCTGGCGAAGCACGACGAGACCTATATGCCGCGCGAGGTCGCCGACGCCCTCAAGAAGCAGGGGCATTGGCAGGGCGAGGCGGGCGCGGCCGCCCCCGCGAAGCCGTGA
- the ccmI gene encoding c-type cytochrome biogenesis protein CcmI, with translation MMIWAVFAVMTGAAIFALLWPLSRASIPGFADTADARSLYRSQLGEIDRDLARGLIATDEAEAARVEAGRRLLRAAGDEVSPAGETEPSLRRRRASSALMLSLVPLLALLVYGSYGSPDTPDQPLAARLAKAGPQQDFAVVFARMEAHLAANPTDTKGWSLIAPIYLRQGRYDDAANAFASALRYGKPDPEQFAGLGEARTLAAEGVVTATAREAFAEAVKLDPKNPRARYYLALAQEQDGDVQGAIASLNALLAGSPPDAAWAVVVRDRLARLQAAGNGDAIAALPDAERQQAIKGMVEGLADRLNAGGGTLAEWSRLIRARSVLGEKAQALQAVKTARERLAQDASALAAIDALAEELALKEVKP, from the coding sequence ATGATGATTTGGGCGGTCTTTGCGGTGATGACGGGAGCGGCGATTTTCGCCTTGCTCTGGCCGTTGAGCCGCGCCTCGATTCCGGGCTTCGCCGATACGGCCGACGCCAGAAGCCTCTATCGCTCGCAACTCGGCGAGATCGATCGTGATCTGGCCCGTGGCCTGATCGCGACCGACGAGGCCGAGGCGGCGCGGGTCGAGGCCGGTCGCCGGCTGCTGCGCGCCGCTGGCGACGAGGTCTCGCCTGCCGGCGAGACGGAACCGTCGCTGCGCCGTCGCCGCGCCAGTTCGGCGCTGATGCTTTCGCTCGTGCCGCTGCTGGCCCTGCTGGTCTACGGGTCCTACGGCTCGCCCGATACGCCTGATCAGCCGTTGGCTGCACGCCTCGCCAAGGCCGGGCCGCAGCAGGACTTCGCCGTCGTGTTCGCGCGCATGGAAGCTCACCTCGCCGCCAATCCGACCGATACGAAGGGCTGGTCGCTGATCGCACCGATCTATCTGCGCCAGGGGCGCTATGACGATGCGGCCAATGCCTTCGCCTCCGCCCTGCGCTACGGCAAGCCGGATCCCGAGCAGTTCGCCGGCCTGGGCGAGGCCCGTACCCTGGCTGCCGAAGGGGTTGTCACCGCCACGGCGCGCGAGGCCTTTGCCGAAGCGGTGAAGCTCGATCCGAAGAATCCGCGGGCGCGCTACTACCTTGCGCTGGCTCAGGAGCAGGATGGCGACGTACAGGGCGCCATCGCTTCCCTGAACGCGCTCCTGGCCGGTTCGCCGCCCGACGCCGCCTGGGCGGTGGTTGTGCGCGACCGGCTCGCGCGCCTGCAGGCCGCGGGCAATGGCGATGCCATCGCCGCCTTGCCGGATGCCGAGCGCCAGCAGGCGATCAAGGGCATGGTGGAGGGCTTGGCGGATCGCCTGAACGCCGGCGGCGGAACGCTGGCGGAATGGTCGCGCCTGATCCGAGCCCGTTCCGTGCTCGGCGAGAAGGCGCAGGCGCTGCAAGCCGTGAAGACGGCCCGCGAGAGACTGGCGCAGGATGCTTCCGCGCTGGCCGCAATCGATGCCCTGGCCGAGGAGCTGGCCCTGAAGGAGGTCAAGCCATGA
- a CDS encoding cytochrome c-type biogenesis protein, with translation MRRALLALAFLALALPAAHAVQPDEVLKDPALEHRAREISSGLRCLVCQNQSIDDSNAPLARDLRLLVRERLTAGDSDKAVIDFVVARYGDFVLLRPPFNAHTVVLWVAPFLILLGGAAFVWRRRKLLPAAQGNTRLTEEERQRLDRLLQDDPG, from the coding sequence ATGCGTCGCGCGCTTCTGGCTCTGGCCTTCCTTGCTCTGGCGCTTCCGGCGGCCCACGCAGTGCAGCCGGACGAGGTTCTCAAGGATCCGGCCCTCGAGCATCGGGCGCGAGAGATCTCCAGCGGCCTGCGCTGCCTCGTCTGCCAGAATCAGTCGATCGACGATTCCAATGCGCCACTGGCGCGCGATCTGCGGCTCCTGGTGCGGGAACGGCTCACCGCTGGCGACAGCGACAAGGCGGTGATCGATTTCGTCGTCGCCCGTTATGGCGATTTCGTTTTGCTGCGCCCACCGTTCAATGCCCACACGGTGGTGCTCTGGGTGGCGCCGTTCCTGATCCTGCTCGGGGGCGCCGCCTTCGTCTGGCGTCGCCGAAAGCTGCTGCCGGCCGCACAAGGGAATACGCGCCTGACCGAAGAGGAGCGGCAGCGTCTCGACCGGCTTCTACAGGATGATCCGGGCTGA
- a CDS encoding ATP-binding protein has product MPFRSHRFSLGARLFLSAAFCCVLILVLAGLGLTTFYRRSAERGFDERLSVYIKELVADLAAPPETERQSIGDLGEPRFDLPLSGWYWQITRLDGDRPNVRASRSLVGGQLPKLLDQKIAPNSRGLRESYVSGPDDRTLRVLEREIDVGEDGRFTVAVAAPADEIEGDIQDFRFALTMTFVLLGLILVASTLVQVRFGLRPLVRLRSAVGTVRTGENHRILGSYPPDLAPLAGELNQLIDTNREILERARTQVGNLAHALKTPLSVMMNEAESGVGEAHLSQTVKAQTAVMRDQVQYYLDRARAAALSGALGGVTEVAPSLEALLRTFMKISQDRDIRGSHTVPGRLRFRGEKQDLEEMLGNLLDNAFKWANSTVEVSLEAGSGNPGEPLALFIDDDGLGLPEDAMAEVLKRGRRLDETTPGSGLGLSIVVDLAKLYGGELALYRSPLGGLRARLALPSV; this is encoded by the coding sequence ATGCCGTTCAGATCCCATCGCTTTTCGCTGGGGGCGCGGCTGTTCCTCTCGGCGGCATTCTGCTGCGTCCTGATCCTGGTATTGGCAGGCCTCGGCCTCACCACCTTCTACCGCCGCTCCGCCGAGCGGGGCTTCGACGAGCGGCTTTCGGTCTACATCAAGGAGCTGGTAGCCGACCTCGCGGCACCGCCGGAGACCGAGCGCCAGTCGATAGGCGATCTCGGCGAGCCGCGCTTCGACCTGCCCCTGTCAGGCTGGTACTGGCAGATCACGCGGCTCGACGGCGACCGTCCGAACGTTCGCGCTTCCCGCTCGTTGGTCGGCGGTCAGTTGCCCAAGCTTCTCGACCAGAAAATCGCGCCGAACAGCCGCGGGCTGCGCGAGAGCTACGTCTCCGGGCCGGATGACCGGACGCTGCGGGTACTGGAGCGCGAGATCGATGTCGGCGAGGACGGTCGCTTCACGGTCGCGGTCGCGGCCCCCGCCGACGAGATCGAAGGCGATATCCAGGATTTCCGCTTCGCGCTGACGATGACCTTCGTGCTGCTGGGTCTGATCCTGGTGGCGTCGACGCTGGTCCAGGTCCGTTTCGGCCTGCGCCCGCTGGTGCGACTGCGCTCCGCCGTCGGTACTGTCCGGACCGGCGAGAACCACCGCATCCTCGGCAGCTACCCGCCCGATCTCGCGCCGCTCGCCGGCGAGCTCAACCAGCTCATCGATACCAACCGGGAGATTCTCGAGCGCGCGCGTACCCAGGTCGGGAATCTCGCCCATGCGCTCAAGACCCCGCTCAGCGTGATGATGAACGAGGCCGAGAGCGGCGTGGGCGAGGCGCATTTGTCGCAGACCGTCAAAGCGCAGACGGCAGTGATGCGCGATCAGGTCCAGTATTATCTCGACAGGGCCCGTGCGGCCGCGCTCTCAGGCGCGCTTGGAGGCGTGACCGAGGTCGCACCCTCGCTCGAAGCCCTGCTGCGCACCTTTATGAAGATCTCGCAGGACCGGGACATCCGGGGTAGCCACACCGTGCCCGGCCGCCTGCGCTTTCGCGGCGAGAAACAGGATCTGGAGGAAATGCTCGGCAACCTGCTCGACAACGCCTTCAAATGGGCGAATTCGACCGTCGAGGTGTCGCTGGAGGCCGGAAGCGGAAATCCCGGCGAGCCGCTGGCCCTGTTCATCGACGATGATGGCCTCGGCCTGCCGGAGGACGCCATGGCCGAGGTGCTAAAGCGCGGCCGCAGGCTGGACGAGACCACGCCGGGCTCCGGGCTCGGCCTGTCGATCGTGGTAGACCTCGCCAAACTTTATGGCGGCGAGCTGGCGTTGTATCGCTCGCCGCTCGGCGGCTTACGGGCGCGTCTGGCCCTTCCTTCGGTATGA
- a CDS encoding response regulator transcription factor, with protein MRLLIVEDDAEAAAYLTKAFREVGHVADHAVDGLEGYAMAEGGGYDVLVVDRMLPRLDGLSLIRSLREQKDETPALILSALAQVDDRVKGLRAGGDDYLPKPYAFSELLARVEVLARRRGAPAAEPTTYRVGGLLLDRLAHRVTRDGQEIVLQPREFRLLEYLMKHAGQVVTRTMLLENVWDYHFDPQTNVIDVHVSRLRSKVDKGFEHPMIHTIRGAGYMVRDNAH; from the coding sequence ATGCGACTCCTGATCGTCGAAGATGACGCCGAGGCTGCGGCCTATCTGACCAAGGCTTTCCGCGAGGTCGGCCACGTTGCTGATCATGCCGTGGACGGGCTGGAAGGTTATGCCATGGCGGAAGGCGGCGGCTACGACGTGCTGGTCGTGGACCGCATGTTGCCGCGGCTCGACGGTCTCTCCCTGATCCGCTCCCTGCGCGAGCAGAAGGACGAGACGCCGGCTCTGATCCTGTCGGCACTGGCGCAGGTCGACGACCGCGTGAAGGGCTTGCGCGCCGGCGGCGACGACTATCTCCCGAAACCCTATGCCTTCTCCGAGCTGCTTGCCCGGGTCGAGGTGCTGGCGCGCCGCCGCGGCGCCCCGGCCGCCGAGCCGACGACCTATCGCGTCGGTGGGCTGCTGCTCGACCGGCTGGCCCATCGTGTCACGCGGGACGGGCAGGAGATCGTGCTGCAGCCACGCGAGTTCCGTCTGCTTGAATATCTCATGAAGCATGCAGGGCAGGTCGTGACCCGTACCATGCTGCTGGAGAATGTCTGGGATTATCACTTCGATCCCCAGACCAACGTCATCGACGTGCATGTCAGCCGCCTGCGCTCGAAGGTCGACAAGGGCTTCGAGCACCCGATGATCCATACCATCCGCGGCGCGGGATACATGGTCCGTGACAACGCGCACTGA
- a CDS encoding heme lyase CcmF/NrfE family subunit: MIVEIGHYALALALGVSVIQALVPLWGLSRQDRGLAAVGTSAALISFGLVALSFAALVASYVRSDFSVGNVFENSHSTQPLIYKFTSVWGNHEGSLLLWVLILTLFGALVALSHRSLPPRLRAGALAAQGLIAAAFLAFTLFTSNPFRRLVPAPAEGQDLNPILQDLGLAIHPPLLYIGYVGFSMTYAFAVAALIHGRIDAMWARAVRPWTLLAWTFLTLGIAMGSYWAYYELGWGGWWFWDPVENASFMPWLAGTALIHSTVVMEKRDALKVWTILLAILTFSLSLLGTFVVRSGVLTSVHSFASDPSRGLFILLILVFFVGGSLALFAWRAPLLRQGGLFAPVSRESALVINNIFLATACATVFVGTLYPLALEMLTGDKISVGAPFFNATFVPVMVPLLLFLPIGQTLAWKRGDLLGAAQRNAAAFGIAVVAALALIAFTRGGPVLAPLGVGLGLFLVLGAGFDLGERIVARASGWPAMLSRAKGLPRSAWGTALAHAGIGLSIIGIAAAAWSSEAIGVLKPGERLTAGRYTVVLESVVPRTGPNFRADVARFQLFSGDRELARVEASKRVYTARSMPTTEAGIHTDWLNQAYVSLGEAQDGGLAVRLYDKPLILLIWIGAVVMAFGGALSLTDRRFRLAAPRRAATIAAAQPAE, encoded by the coding sequence ATGATCGTCGAAATCGGACATTACGCGCTGGCCCTGGCACTGGGCGTCTCGGTCATCCAGGCGCTGGTGCCGCTTTGGGGGTTGTCGCGGCAGGATCGCGGGCTCGCCGCCGTCGGCACGAGCGCGGCTCTCATCAGCTTTGGGCTGGTGGCGTTGTCTTTCGCGGCGCTGGTTGCGTCTTACGTCCGTTCGGATTTCTCGGTCGGCAACGTCTTCGAGAATTCCCACTCGACCCAACCGTTGATCTACAAATTCACCTCCGTCTGGGGCAACCACGAGGGCTCGCTGCTTCTCTGGGTCCTGATCCTGACCCTGTTCGGCGCGCTGGTGGCGCTGTCGCACCGGTCGCTGCCGCCGCGCTTGCGGGCAGGGGCGCTGGCGGCGCAGGGGTTGATCGCGGCGGCCTTCCTGGCCTTCACGCTGTTCACGTCGAATCCGTTCCGGCGGCTCGTGCCAGCCCCGGCGGAAGGGCAGGACCTCAACCCGATTCTGCAGGATCTTGGCCTCGCGATCCATCCGCCTCTGCTCTACATCGGCTATGTCGGCTTCTCGATGACCTATGCCTTCGCTGTCGCCGCCCTGATCCACGGACGGATCGACGCGATGTGGGCGCGCGCCGTCCGCCCCTGGACGTTGCTGGCCTGGACCTTCCTGACGCTCGGCATCGCGATGGGCTCCTACTGGGCCTATTACGAGCTCGGCTGGGGCGGCTGGTGGTTCTGGGATCCCGTCGAGAACGCTTCCTTCATGCCCTGGCTCGCCGGCACGGCCCTGATCCACTCGACCGTGGTGATGGAGAAGCGCGACGCGCTCAAGGTCTGGACGATCCTGCTCGCGATCCTGACGTTCTCCCTCTCCCTGCTCGGCACCTTCGTCGTTCGCTCCGGCGTGCTGACCTCGGTTCATTCCTTCGCCAGCGATCCATCGCGTGGCCTGTTCATTCTGCTGATCCTGGTCTTCTTCGTCGGCGGCTCGCTGGCACTGTTCGCCTGGCGTGCGCCGCTCCTGCGCCAGGGCGGCCTCTTCGCGCCGGTGTCGCGCGAGAGCGCGCTGGTCATCAACAACATCTTCCTCGCCACCGCCTGCGCCACCGTCTTCGTCGGCACGCTCTATCCGCTCGCGCTCGAGATGCTGACCGGCGACAAGATTTCGGTCGGTGCTCCCTTCTTCAACGCCACCTTCGTGCCCGTCATGGTGCCGTTGCTGCTCTTCCTGCCGATCGGACAGACGCTCGCCTGGAAGCGGGGCGACCTCCTCGGTGCCGCTCAGCGTAACGCCGCCGCCTTCGGCATCGCCGTCGTGGCGGCGCTCGCGCTGATCGCCTTCACGCGCGGCGGCCCGGTGCTCGCGCCGCTCGGCGTCGGTCTTGGACTTTTCCTGGTCCTCGGCGCGGGCTTCGATCTCGGCGAGCGCATCGTCGCCCGCGCCAGTGGCTGGCCGGCGATGCTGTCACGAGCCAAGGGGCTGCCGCGCTCGGCCTGGGGTACGGCACTGGCGCATGCCGGCATCGGGCTCAGCATCATCGGTATCGCCGCCGCGGCCTGGAGCAGCGAGGCGATCGGGGTGCTGAAACCCGGCGAGCGCCTGACGGCAGGCCGCTACACCGTCGTCCTCGAATCGGTGGTGCCGCGGACCGGCCCGAATTTCCGGGCCGATGTGGCGCGCTTCCAGCTCTTCTCCGGCGATCGCGAGCTGGCCCGGGTCGAGGCCTCGAAGCGGGTCTATACCGCCCGTTCCATGCCGACGACCGAAGCCGGCATCCATACGGACTGGCTGAACCAGGCCTATGTCAGCCTGGGCGAAGCTCAGGACGGCGGACTGGCCGTCAGGCTCTACGACAAGCCGCTGATCCTGCTGATCTGGATCGGCGCGGTCGTCATGGCCTTCGGCGGAGCCTTGTCGCTGACCGATCGCCGCTTCCGGCTGGCGGCCCCGCGTCGCGCTGCGACCATTGCAGCCGCGCAGCCTGCGGAGTGA
- a CDS encoding ATP-binding protein: protein MTTRTEIPQRKRSKFLPTLFRTTAFKLTAAYLFIFALFAAFVLGYVAWNAQRLLNDQIRSTIDAEIQGLAEQARQGGIRRLVNIVERRSRGPGASLYLVTTPVGERVAGNVEAIPPGTLDKTGESEIEYARTSEAIDRPSRAIVRVFVLPAGFRLLVGRDVEERERLGTVIRRAIGWSLALVVILGCFASWFVARRVLSRIDGMSETAHGIMEGDLKGRLAIAGTGDELDRLALNLNAMLDRIGELMAGMQQVTDNIAHDLKTPLTRLRNKAEEALRTAKSPDELRTALDGAIEEADNLIRVFNALLMIARLEAGRISENMDELDLSEIVSSVAELYEPLAEEAGLTLVSDVAPGLHIFGNRELIGQALANLVDNALKYGQPENGGEATVTVSACRINGEIELSVADHGAGIPEADRGRVLDRFVRLDASRSKPGFGLGLSMVAGVVRLHGGQLRLEDNAPGLRTVIALPVVESKPVETLPPPGPATSTAEPNPAGVPSL from the coding sequence GTGACAACGCGCACTGAGATCCCGCAGCGCAAACGCTCGAAATTCCTGCCCACGCTGTTCCGGACGACGGCGTTCAAGCTGACCGCGGCCTACCTCTTCATCTTCGCGCTCTTCGCCGCCTTCGTGCTCGGCTATGTCGCCTGGAACGCGCAGCGCCTGCTGAACGATCAGATCCGCTCGACCATCGACGCGGAAATCCAGGGTTTGGCGGAACAGGCGCGCCAGGGTGGCATCCGCCGCCTGGTCAACATCGTCGAGCGCCGGTCGCGTGGCCCGGGCGCCTCGCTCTATCTGGTGACGACGCCGGTCGGCGAGCGCGTAGCCGGCAATGTCGAGGCCATCCCACCCGGCACGCTCGACAAGACCGGCGAAAGCGAGATCGAATATGCCCGCACCAGCGAGGCGATCGACCGCCCGAGCCGTGCCATCGTGCGCGTCTTCGTATTGCCGGCCGGATTCCGCCTGCTGGTGGGGCGTGATGTCGAGGAGCGTGAGCGGCTCGGCACGGTGATCCGCCGGGCGATCGGCTGGTCGTTGGCGCTCGTCGTCATCCTGGGTTGCTTCGCGAGCTGGTTCGTGGCGCGCCGCGTGCTCAGCCGGATCGACGGCATGTCCGAGACCGCCCACGGCATCATGGAAGGCGATCTCAAGGGGCGGCTCGCGATCGCTGGCACCGGAGACGAGCTTGATCGCCTCGCGCTCAACCTCAACGCCATGCTCGACCGCATCGGCGAGCTGATGGCGGGTATGCAGCAGGTCACCGACAACATCGCCCACGACCTCAAGACCCCGCTGACGCGCCTGCGCAACAAGGCCGAGGAGGCATTGCGCACGGCCAAATCGCCCGATGAGCTGCGTACCGCGCTCGATGGTGCGATCGAGGAGGCGGATAACCTCATCCGCGTCTTCAATGCGCTGCTGATGATCGCGCGGCTCGAAGCCGGGCGGATCAGCGAAAACATGGATGAGCTCGACCTGTCGGAGATCGTCTCGAGCGTCGCCGAACTCTACGAGCCGCTGGCGGAGGAGGCGGGGCTGACCCTCGTCAGCGACGTCGCGCCCGGTCTGCACATTTTCGGTAATCGCGAGTTGATCGGCCAGGCGCTCGCCAATCTCGTCGACAACGCCCTGAAATATGGCCAGCCGGAGAATGGCGGAGAGGCGACCGTCACCGTCTCCGCGTGTCGCATCAACGGTGAAATCGAGCTTTCGGTCGCCGATCATGGTGCCGGCATTCCCGAGGCCGATCGCGGCCGGGTGCTCGATCGTTTCGTCAGGCTCGACGCCAGCCGCAGCAAGCCGGGTTTCGGGCTGGGGCTGTCGATGGTGGCCGGCGTCGTGCGGCTGCATGGCGGCCAGCTTCGGCTGGAGGACAATGCACCGGGGCTGCGCACCGTGATCGCTCTGCCGGTCGTTGAGTCCAAGCCTGTGGAAACGCTGCCGCCGCCCGGCCCTGCAACCTCGACAGCCGAGCCAAACCCTGCTGGCGTGCCGTCCCTCTGA
- a CDS encoding response regulator transcription factor, protein MRLLVVEDDKDLNRQIVTALENAGYAVDKAFDGEEGLFLGETEPYDAVILDLGLPKVDGVAVLQGWRRAGKTMPVLILTARDRWSDKVGGFDAGADDYVVKPFHVEELLARVRALLRRAAGHATSELVCGPVRLDTRASRVVVDGNPVKLTSHEYRLLSYLMHHQGRVVSRTELVEHLYDQDFDRDSNTIEVFVGRLRKKLGVEIIETVRGLGYIAAAPEKV, encoded by the coding sequence GTGAGACTGCTCGTCGTCGAGGACGACAAGGACCTCAACCGCCAGATTGTCACGGCGCTCGAGAATGCGGGCTACGCCGTCGACAAGGCTTTTGATGGCGAGGAAGGGCTCTTTCTCGGCGAGACCGAGCCCTATGACGCCGTCATTCTCGACCTCGGCCTGCCCAAGGTCGACGGCGTCGCCGTGCTGCAGGGCTGGCGCCGCGCCGGCAAGACCATGCCGGTGCTGATTCTGACGGCGCGCGATCGCTGGAGCGACAAGGTTGGCGGCTTCGACGCCGGTGCCGACGACTATGTCGTCAAGCCATTCCATGTCGAGGAATTGCTGGCGCGGGTGCGCGCGCTCCTGCGCCGGGCTGCCGGCCATGCCACATCTGAGCTCGTCTGCGGGCCGGTCCGGCTCGATACGCGGGCCAGCCGCGTCGTCGTCGACGGCAATCCCGTCAAGCTGACCTCGCATGAATACCGGCTGCTCTCCTACCTCATGCACCATCAGGGCAGGGTGGTTTCGCGCACCGAACTGGTCGAGCATCTCTACGATCAGGACTTCGACCGCGATTCGAACACCATCGAGGTCTTCGTCGGCCGGCTCCGCAAGAAGCTCGGCGTCGAGATCATCGAGACCGTCCGGGGACTCGGCTACATCGCCGCTGCTCCGGAAAAGGTCTGA